The Imtechella halotolerans DNA window ATTAAAGGGCTTCATCTCAATTGACATAATTAAATTAACAAAATCCTTAATTTTACTCTTTGCTGTCCTAGTATCCACATTCAATAAGAAAAACCATAAATGGTTTTTCTTATCACTAAAAATTTCAAATGAAAATTCTGGGTTTAATTGATTATTCTGTTGCATATTTTTGACTAATTCCAAACTATTAGTCTCAAAGATTACTTGTGTTACATTAACATATTCATCTTCAATTCCAGAATCTCCCTTGTAGAATTCCTTAGCAACTAATATCCTTTGACTTGCAAGACTAGATTTTTCAAATTTAAATTTCAGAAATGGCTTAAACATTGTTGCCTTACAAAGTGAGAAAAACTCAATAAATTCTTTTACCGCTTCGTCATCCCTATACACATGATTTTTCACATATTGATAAAAACTCTCTTTATCGTTAAATACTTCGTCAACAAAATCTGATATTTTAAAACTAATGAATGAAAAAGGAGCGAAATTTAAAACTTGAGCACAAAAAAGCTCTATATTTTTATCATTCCAAAAACTCTTAATTTTTTTTGCCATATATTCTTTTAGTCCTGGAATCACCTTTAAATCGTGAAATACACTAAAAAAATTAAAGTTTCTAATATCCCATAAATCTTTAATTTCTTCAATATAACTATCAAATATGGATTTTGATTGTTCAATGATATAGATTTCATCCAGCGGCCAACGTTGGTTGCCATGCTTTAATTTCCAAACAAAATTTATTATTTTTATTTTATTGACTGTTGAAATAAAACTAGACTCAAAAATATTTTTTTTAATCCAAGGGATCACAGTCACTTCATAACTAGGATGGTTTAATTTAATGTTAATATCCATTAAATTGACTAATAGTTTTAATAATGAATGTTCATTAAGACCTAAATCTTCTTTTCGTTCAAATAGTATAAGTGCAATGTTAATTGCCCTTTCAATATTTGTTTGATTATCAGTATTAAAGTATTCAAATCTATTAAGTAGTTGATCTATTTTATTATCATTTTGAATAACATCTATTAAAACATTAATTCCATCTATTTCACTTTCTAAAAAAAGATTATTAAATTCCCTTTCCGTTAACAAATCTTCAAATATTCTTTGTTGCATTAACATTCGAAAATTATTAACCTTTCGTATTGAACTAAAACTGCCTACAATATTTTCGTCTCCAAACAAATAAGCAAGAGTTTTCATTAAAAGAAATCTATCTTCACAATCAACATTAATAATGTTCTTAAAACATTCATCATCGGTTAGTATTTTCTCAAATATATCATATTTTCTATATTGCGAGATGTCTTCCTCTTTTGTATTAAAAATCATAAATTTATTCTCACCTTCTGACTTATTTTTCTGATTAGATGATTTAAGTTTGTATATTCCATTTGTTGTATCTTCGTTCAAATAAAGAAGCCTATTATCATTTAATAATTTTATGAATTTTGGAAATTTCAATTTAAAATATGTGAAATTCATAAAGTCTTTTAAATCAATTTCTTCTCCAAAATTCTTATAATCATAAATAATTTGATTTATAAATCTTTTTGAATCCCTGAAATTTTTAACATAATAATCAAATAAATTATCACTATCCTTTAAGGCATTTGTTAATTTAATTTTAAAGGTTTGGTCCCAAACCTTTAAAGATTCAATCAGCTCCTCCAATACATAATTTCTTAAAACAGTTTGTTCAATTTCAGGAAGAAAAACTTCCAACTGAAAAAATTTATCTATAAAATTAGAATTTAGAATTTTGTTCTCCTT harbors:
- a CDS encoding KAP family P-loop NTPase fold protein, with translation MEKSSDNNEFKNDDPLDEIANDKLGYSFIVKRLSSVLVKENHLNSFSIGLVGPFGNGKSSIINLLIDKLKDRAYLKTLKKNDKPIVVHFLPYLNHKEDDIINEFFMALSNKLSLYNGKLSDQILEYSNKLTDLYHNKNLSGLFDKHISRISDQPAKLIYDDINCRLKEIDEKIIVFVDDLDRLNDNEIMQVLKLIRNTANFYNTTFVVALDKQYVLNRLSKENKILNSNFIDKFFQLEVFLPEIEQTVLRNYVLEELIESLKVWDQTFKIKLTNALKDSDNLFDYYVKNFRDSKRFINQIIYDYKNFGEEIDLKDFMNFTYFKLKFPKFIKLLNDNRLLYLNEDTTNGIYKLKSSNQKNKSEGENKFMIFNTKEEDISQYRKYDIFEKILTDDECFKNIINVDCEDRFLLMKTLAYLFGDENIVGSFSSIRKVNNFRMLMQQRIFEDLLTEREFNNLFLESEIDGINVLIDVIQNDNKIDQLLNRFEYFNTDNQTNIERAINIALILFERKEDLGLNEHSLLKLLVNLMDINIKLNHPSYEVTVIPWIKKNIFESSFISTVNKIKIINFVWKLKHGNQRWPLDEIYIIEQSKSIFDSYIEEIKDLWDIRNFNFFSVFHDLKVIPGLKEYMAKKIKSFWNDKNIELFCAQVLNFAPFSFISFKISDFVDEVFNDKESFYQYVKNHVYRDDEAVKEFIEFFSLCKATMFKPFLKFKFEKSSLASQRILVAKEFYKGDSGIEDEYVNVTQVIFETNSLELVKNMQQNNQLNPEFSFEIFSDKKNHLWFFLLNVDTRTAKSKIKDFVNLIMSIEMKPFNNAQIELNLDVLFDFKNFLANNEWDINMKIISIQPNLE